One window of the Oceanicaulis sp. genome contains the following:
- a CDS encoding glycine--tRNA ligase subunit alpha: MAKAPSFQDLILTLQRYWADQGCAILQPYDTEVGAGTLHPATTLRSLGPRPWRAAYVQPSRRPGDGRYGENPNRLQHYYQFQVLLKPSPANLQDLYLGSLDAIGVDRKLHDVRFVEDDWENPTVGAWGLGWEVWCDGMEVSQFTYFQQVGGLDVELVSGELTYGLERLAMYVQGVENVYDLDFNGAGISYGDVFLENERQQSAFNFEHADTAMLIEWFKGAEAQCKALLALEKPLPLPAYDFCLKASHLFNLVDARGAISVAERASWIARVRDLAKGCADAWVKLEKDAA; encoded by the coding sequence ATGGCGAAGGCCCCGTCCTTTCAGGACCTGATTCTCACTTTGCAGCGGTACTGGGCCGACCAGGGCTGCGCGATCCTGCAGCCCTACGACACCGAGGTGGGCGCAGGCACGCTGCATCCGGCGACGACGCTGAGATCGCTCGGGCCCAGGCCTTGGCGGGCGGCCTATGTGCAGCCCTCGCGGCGGCCGGGCGACGGGCGGTACGGGGAAAACCCCAACCGGCTTCAGCATTACTACCAGTTCCAGGTGCTTTTAAAGCCGAGCCCGGCGAACCTTCAGGATCTCTATCTGGGCTCGCTCGACGCGATCGGCGTGGACCGCAAGCTCCATGACGTGCGCTTCGTCGAGGACGACTGGGAGAACCCCACGGTCGGCGCCTGGGGGCTGGGCTGGGAGGTCTGGTGCGACGGCATGGAAGTCAGCCAGTTCACTTATTTCCAGCAGGTCGGCGGGCTCGATGTGGAGCTGGTCTCCGGCGAGCTGACCTACGGCCTGGAACGCCTGGCGATGTACGTGCAGGGCGTGGAGAATGTCTACGATCTCGACTTCAACGGCGCGGGCATCAGCTATGGCGACGTGTTCCTGGAGAACGAGCGCCAGCAATCGGCCTTCAATTTCGAACACGCCGACACCGCGATGCTGATCGAGTGGTTCAAGGGCGCGGAGGCCCAGTGCAAGGCTTTGCTCGCGCTTGAAAAACCGCTGCCTCTGCCGGCGTATGATTTCTGCCTGAAGGCCTCTCACCTGTTCAATCTTGTCGATGCGCGCGGCGCGATCTCGGTGGCCGAACGTGCGAGCTGGATCGCGCGGGTGCGCGATCTGGCCAAAGGCTGCGCGGACGCCTGGGTGAAGCTCGAAAAGGACGCGGCGTGA
- a CDS encoding glutathione S-transferase family protein, producing the protein MADITVWHGPNTRSTGTVWLLEELGVPYDLKKVDVFGGATREPEYLRINPAGKVPAIRHKGKVLGEMAAISLYLCDEYPEAGLAPAIGDPMRGEYLYWSVFRPGVLEPAMMAKVQGWDADPGRVGWGDWETALALIERPLRDSPYLLGEAFSAADILVGGALGWLRHFGVLPKDGPFDAYIDRLHDRPAYDRMQAANR; encoded by the coding sequence ATGGCCGACATCACCGTCTGGCACGGCCCGAACACGCGCTCGACCGGTACGGTCTGGCTGCTCGAAGAGCTGGGCGTGCCCTATGACCTTAAGAAGGTCGACGTGTTCGGCGGGGCGACGCGCGAGCCCGAATATCTGCGCATCAACCCGGCCGGCAAGGTCCCCGCGATCCGCCACAAGGGCAAGGTGCTCGGCGAGATGGCGGCGATCTCGCTCTATCTCTGCGACGAATACCCCGAGGCGGGCCTCGCGCCGGCGATCGGCGATCCGATGCGCGGGGAGTATCTGTACTGGTCGGTCTTCCGCCCCGGTGTGCTGGAGCCCGCCATGATGGCCAAGGTGCAGGGCTGGGACGCCGATCCGGGCCGGGTCGGCTGGGGCGACTGGGAGACCGCGCTGGCGCTCATCGAACGGCCGCTGAGAGACAGCCCTTATCTGCTCGGCGAGGCGTTCTCCGCCGCCGACATTCTGGTGGGCGGCGCTTTGGGCTGGCTTCGCCATTTCGGCGTTCTGCCCAAGGACGGCCCGTTCGACGCCTATATCGACCGGCTGCACGACCGGCCGGCCTATGACCGCATGCAGGCCGCGAACCGTTAG
- the glyS gene encoding glycine--tRNA ligase subunit beta produces the protein MAQFLLEFFSEEIPARMQARAEADLERLMTAALNEAGLAWESLQTFSGPRRLGLVMEGVPEKTADVREERKGPRTDAPEKAIEGFLRGAGLSSVDQCKVEEGKKGAFYVAVIEKPGRSSAEVLAEAIEATVKAFPWPKSMKFGEGARAQRWVRPLQRVVALLGGEVIPAEVFGVTASNVTEGHRIHGSGPFEVSGWDDYCAKLKENGVILMRSERKAKILLDARKVCADEGLTLVEDEGLLEEVTGLVEHPCAILGDMEPGFLDLPPEVIQLTMKTHQKYFAVQDKDGKLAPKFVVIANQDAPDGGAAIAAGNARVLSARLSDARHFWDLDRKKGLEAMAGELGKVTFHEKLGTVADKVERVAALARELAPSVGADPELAYTAAKLAKADLVSQMVYEFPELQGVMGRYYALEAGAAHPTPALPSRGGRDAESAVASPSDASGFEPDQGSPSEPNSAPSPLGEGWGGGLAGLSDKDRQAVADAIRDHYKPQGPSDAVPTAPVSAAVALADKLDTLVGFWAIDEKPTGSKDPFALRRAALGVIRVLEETYVELPLRRQFMNGTTALLTRWIGDYNDGYLKTGASFDVSEDPPNPDCTEVPIRSWVNWDGILDGERGEFVADARLGFPDVFDENDWTEEHAQGKRDLAELTSRLEILDQAVMHTVFDNLDDPSETRLQAARKVLTCNAPRVTEYTQSLLAFFADRLKVHLKDEGVRHDVIDAVFALGDDDLVRVTKKSRALQRFIETEDGAALLAGYRRAANILSAEEKKGFDLSEALSEVLGEHPTLALPSRGGRDAESAEKSPLNVAADEAGQNKRGGSHSTPSPSGEGRGGALTEDQAAALLIEIAKTAEAGEERALIAEIQAAEEVAGAALGKEDFEAAMAALARLRAPVDAFFDAVVVNAEDRMVRRNRLLLLSRIRAAADAVADFSRLEG, from the coding sequence GTGGCTCAATTCCTTCTCGAATTCTTCTCCGAGGAAATTCCCGCCCGCATGCAGGCGCGCGCCGAGGCCGATCTCGAGCGGCTGATGACGGCTGCGCTGAACGAGGCGGGCCTGGCCTGGGAGAGCCTTCAGACCTTCTCCGGCCCGCGCCGGCTGGGCCTTGTCATGGAGGGCGTGCCCGAAAAGACCGCAGACGTGCGCGAGGAGCGCAAGGGTCCCCGCACCGACGCGCCTGAAAAGGCGATCGAAGGCTTCCTGCGCGGGGCGGGGCTGTCGAGCGTCGATCAGTGCAAGGTCGAGGAGGGCAAGAAGGGCGCGTTCTACGTCGCGGTGATCGAAAAGCCCGGCCGCTCGAGCGCCGAGGTGCTGGCCGAGGCGATCGAGGCGACGGTGAAAGCCTTCCCCTGGCCCAAATCGATGAAGTTCGGCGAGGGCGCGCGCGCCCAGCGCTGGGTGCGTCCGCTGCAGCGGGTCGTCGCGCTTCTGGGCGGCGAGGTGATCCCCGCCGAAGTGTTCGGCGTGACGGCGTCCAACGTCACCGAGGGCCACCGCATCCACGGAAGCGGGCCGTTCGAGGTGTCCGGCTGGGACGATTACTGCGCGAAGTTGAAGGAAAACGGCGTCATCCTGATGCGGTCCGAGCGCAAGGCGAAAATCCTGCTCGACGCCCGGAAGGTGTGCGCGGACGAGGGCCTGACCCTGGTCGAGGACGAAGGCCTGCTCGAAGAGGTGACGGGGCTTGTCGAGCACCCCTGCGCGATATTGGGCGACATGGAGCCGGGCTTTCTCGATCTGCCGCCCGAGGTGATCCAGCTCACCATGAAGACGCACCAGAAATATTTCGCGGTGCAGGACAAGGATGGAAAGCTCGCCCCGAAATTCGTCGTCATCGCCAACCAGGACGCGCCCGACGGCGGGGCGGCGATCGCGGCGGGCAACGCCCGCGTGCTCTCCGCGCGCCTGTCCGACGCCCGGCATTTCTGGGATCTGGACCGGAAGAAAGGGCTCGAGGCGATGGCCGGCGAGCTCGGGAAAGTCACCTTCCACGAAAAGCTCGGCACGGTGGCGGACAAGGTCGAGCGCGTCGCCGCGCTGGCCCGCGAACTCGCCCCGTCCGTCGGCGCCGATCCCGAGCTCGCCTACACGGCCGCCAAGCTCGCCAAGGCCGATCTCGTCAGCCAGATGGTCTACGAATTCCCCGAGCTTCAGGGCGTGATGGGCCGGTATTACGCGCTGGAGGCTGGCGCCGCGCACCCCACCCCGGCCCTCCCCTCAAGGGGAGGGAGGGATGCGGAGAGCGCCGTAGCCAGTCCCTCAGACGCTTCCGGATTTGAGCCGGATCAGGGCTCGCCGAGCGAACCGAACAGCGCTCCCTCCCCCTTGGGGGAGGGCTGGGGTGGGGGGCTCGCCGGCCTCTCAGACAAGGACCGCCAGGCCGTCGCCGACGCCATCCGCGATCACTACAAGCCGCAAGGCCCGTCAGACGCCGTGCCGACCGCGCCGGTCAGCGCCGCGGTCGCGCTCGCCGACAAGCTCGACACGCTGGTGGGCTTCTGGGCCATCGACGAAAAGCCGACGGGCTCGAAAGACCCGTTCGCGCTGCGGCGCGCGGCGCTGGGGGTTATTCGGGTGTTGGAAGAGACATATGTAGAACTGCCACTGCGTCGACAATTCATGAACGGTACAACTGCGTTATTAACGCGCTGGATCGGCGATTATAATGATGGATATTTAAAGACCGGCGCCTCTTTTGACGTTTCCGAAGACCCGCCAAATCCTGACTGTACGGAAGTGCCCATACGGAGTTGGGTCAACTGGGACGGAATTCTGGATGGAGAACGGGGCGAATTTGTTGCCGACGCAAGGCTCGGCTTTCCTGATGTTTTTGACGAGAACGACTGGACCGAAGAGCACGCACAAGGGAAACGCGATCTGGCGGAATTGACCTCGCGCCTAGAAATTTTGGATCAAGCTGTAATGCATACAGTTTTTGATAATCTTGATGATCCTTCAGAAACAAGACTGCAAGCTGCTCGGAAAGTGCTCACATGTAACGCCCCGCGGGTGACTGAGTACACGCAATCTCTCCTCGCCTTCTTCGCCGACCGTCTGAAAGTCCACCTCAAGGACGAAGGCGTCCGCCACGACGTCATCGATGCGGTGTTCGCGCTGGGCGACGACGACCTCGTGCGCGTCACCAAGAAATCGCGCGCGCTGCAGCGCTTCATCGAGACCGAGGACGGCGCGGCGCTGCTGGCGGGGTATCGCCGGGCGGCGAATATTCTCAGCGCTGAAGAGAAGAAGGGCTTCGATCTGAGCGAGGCTCTTTCTGAAGTGCTGGGCGAGCACCCCACCCTGGCCCTCCCCTCGAGGGGAGGGAGGGATGCGGAGAGCGCCGAGAAGTCTCCTTTGAACGTCGCGGCGGATGAGGCGGGCCAGAACAAGCGGGGCGGGTCCCACAGCACTCCCTCCCCCTCGGGGGAGGGCCGGGGTGGGGCGCTCACCGAAGACCAGGCCGCCGCTCTGCTGATCGAGATCGCCAAAACCGCCGAGGCGGGCGAGGAGCGCGCGCTGATCGCGGAAATCCAGGCGGCCGAAGAGGTTGCGGGCGCGGCGCTGGGCAAGGAAGACTTCGAAGCCGCCATGGCGGCGCTGGCGCGGCTGCGCGCGCCGGTCGATGCGTTTTTCGACGCAGTTGTGGTCAACGCCGAAGACCGTATGGTGCGGCGCAACAGGTTGCTTCTGCTGTCGCGGATTCGGGCGGCGGCGGACGCCGTGGCTGACTTTTCCCGGCTCGAGGGCTGA